The Falco biarmicus isolate bFalBia1 chromosome 14, bFalBia1.pri, whole genome shotgun sequence DNA segment AAACCTAAGACTATTGATACTTCTTAACAATGAAATCCAGACAGCAAGCTGTTTTTCAACAGATGGTTTTTCAATTCAGATTAGTGAATGGTAAATTTAACTGCTTTTAAATGGCTGATGGATCAAGTGCGCTATTTGCCATCTCTTATGGACACAAATCCCGCTGAAGCTGAGGTACCTCCTGGAACAGCCAGCTTCAAGCCAGAAATCTGCAGGGCTGATTCTCTGAAGTCATGCTTGGTGTTGTTTGGTTGTATTAGTCTTTAGATCTGCTGCTCAGTTTGGTGGCACAGCCTTGCAGTCCTTACTTAGACACGGTTGCTGGCACACACCTCTAGATAACCTGCTGACAGTTGTCAAGAGTGGAATCCGGATGGAGAAGTACTCAACAAGCAGAGCGCAGTGCCTTCCTTTATAGGATCTGTGCAGAAAAAGCACCTCATACATCCACCTCCTGCTCTGGCGCAGGCTCTGAGGACAGCTGTGCTGGCAAAGCAGAGGGGACTGAGGCTGTTTCAGGGAGAGCCTGGGGGCCAGCACGTGTTTGGCCCAAGAAAAGACTACCAGTCAAAGTGGCTCGTTTTGCAAGCAGGCCGTGCCTCGTCTTGTGTGCAGGATCAGTGTAAACCTAAAGGTTGCTGCTATGACATAAGATGTTCTTTCTACCTGATGCGGTCACCAAGTGGAGTcttgctgtgcagagcagccagcGCTCACACAGAGTTCCTCTGAGATGAGGGGCTCGAAGGAGAGCAGGAAGAGCCCCCGGGACTTGGCTCTTACAGTTGCTGTGATGTTGTGGGAAGGTTCATGGGAAATTGCAGTGGTAGCCGGTtcagctgggcagagctgtTCCCCAGGGAGTGATGAGCACTGTCTGGTGTGAAACTGTGAGTGATGCCAATGTCTCTTTTGCTTGTTGCAGAGGGGAAAGATAGCATTGGATGTGATCTTCTGCTCAACCCTCCAGGAAGTTCAgaccaggaggaagaggagcaagaAGCAGACAACTTCATGTTTGAGTTCTCAGACAagccactgcttcccagctaTAACCTCCAAGTGTCAGTGTCTCGGGGGTGAGTATCTTTTCCCAGAGCAGAGAGCATTTGGGTGACATTAATGCTGGGCTGGAGGGCGAGCTCACAGAACAGAGCCCTTGAGCTTATGAGGCTAGCAACAGTACAAGAAAGCCTTAGGCTGCTCTCCAGGTGAGAGATAAcatgaaatataaaattcaTACCCGCCTGGGAAACTTTGAGAGCCCAAGCTGACTGTGTGCTAAGGAGACAGGCCATACAGAGTTGCACTTGTGTCCTGTAGACCAGAAAGCACTCCTCCAAAGGAGATGATACCTTTATCCCTGTTCTGCAGGTAGAGACTGAGGAATGGTGCTATTGTAGCTTCCCCAGAAGGAgcaaattgctgctgctgcagcagtaacCCTCTTGTGGCACACTCCCTGTCATGAGCCATCTCATAATGAAGCATTGGACAGACTCTTACTTAGAATAATGTGAAGGTAGAAACGACACTTTGTGAGCCCCAAGTCAGAGAAGCAAGTAGAAGATATAGGGTAAGATGGAATTTGTTTGACTGATTGtgtgatcctccccctctactctgccctggtgaggccgcatctggagtgctgtgtccagttctgggcccctcagTTCGAGAGGGAGGAAACTGCTGGAGGGGCTCCAGCGGAGGGCTGccaagatgatgaggggactggaacatctccctgatgaggaaaggctgagagagctgggtctctttagcctggagaagagaagactgagaggggatctcatcaaCGTCTACAAACaccttaagggcaagtgtcaggaggatgggactcttttcagtggtgcccagtgacaggacaaggggcaacgggcacaaactgcagcacagggagctccaTCTGAGTACGGGGGAAGAACTTCTTTATCTtgggggtgacagagcactggcacaggctgcccagagaggctgtggagcctcctctggagacattgaGAACCCGCCTGAacgtgactctgtgcaacctgctctaggagaacctgctttagcaggagaTTGGActgggtgatctccagaggtcccttccaaccccagccattctgtgatgctgtcattctgtgattctcagaAGTCCACCTCTGAGGTGGTCACCTTGGCTTCTTGTTGCAGTCAGCAAAGACTTGACGGCAGGATTTATCCAAATGAGGGCAGGAGTAAACATGGGGCTGGTCCTTGGTCCTCTCCCCCAGAGTTaatgaaaagaggagaaagaatgaGGGACTACAGGTGAGGGAGACCTATACATGGGGGAATCAAGCAAGGAAAGACCCCTTTGGTTTCGGAAAAGATGGGTTTAAGGGACGACTTGTTTAACACAAAactgagaagcagcacaggTAAAGCCAAAAGGAATAGCTGTTTTTGTGTCATCTGTCTGATGCCTGCTGTTCTGTACCACAGGTGGTCACAGGCTTGGTGTCCCCTTCACAGACAGCAGCATATCAGTCATTTCAGCTCCTTGAGGTTAAGAGCAGCTTGTGTACCTTAGGTGGTGCTTTTCCTTCAGATTCAGGTTAGAGACACTGGGTTGGAGGCAGGGCCTTGTAGGAATGCAGTCAGCGTCTGGCAGTGTGCATCTCTTGGGGTCCTGCTGCTCACGTTCCTGCAGAGTTCTGGCTGTGCGGCAGCATGGCAACCTGCGTTGCTTGGGACAGACCTGGCCGCCCTCAATGAGCAGGCGGGGGTAGTAAAGGATCTCCGCGTGCAAACCTGCTGCAagcctccctctctcctcctcctgatGCTGCTCCTAGccctctttttctccagcaaTGGGCAGCAGTGGCTTGCATTGATGGGTCCCAGTAGACTTGTTTCCCCTCCATCGTGGGGAAGGCTACATCAGGGCACAGCGCTGGAGCGGTCCTCCCTTCTCCACCCCTTCTGACACCATGGCTCTTGGATTTGCCAGGATTGCAGCGGGGCGAAAGGCGACTTGGAAGAGGCAGCAACAAAAGTGCTACTTTTCTGTTTAGTGAGTTTCTGTGCCTGCCAATTTCTGTCCATCCAGAGGGACACATACGGCACCCAGGAGAAATGGCCGGGTGGGAAACGGAGCCTCTGGTGTGGCATTGCTGGGTGGGGATGCTGCCGGGACACCGTTGGTGGCATACCTTCCACACCGATGTTCCTGTCCTGAGTGCTTTAAAAAGCTGTGACCTGCAAAATAGTGATCAAAGCGAGGTGCATCTCTGAGCCTGGGTCCTGTACGTGTGGTCTGCCCAGGCCCCGCGGAGGAGGACCCCACGGAGAATAGTGCCTGGGCCTCAGCAGCGGCGCTGTGTCGCAGGGAGGCAGTGAGGTGGGCATACTCCTCCACCCCTAACCCACCATCCCCTTGCTGTCCTTGCAGGCCCTGCAACTGGTTCCTCTTCTCCGATGTGCTCAAGCGGCTGAAGCTGTCCTCCCGCATATTCCAGGCCCGCTTCCCACACTTTGAGATCGCCACACTGCCCAAGGCGGAGTTCCAGCGTCAGGTCTCTCTCAGCcaggtgctggcacaggaggAGGTACAGGAGAGTCCcgagctggcacagggtgctgcagaGACAGTGGAGCTGGTGCACTAGGACAAGCTGTTGGGGAGactctgctgctcctcccagcgCACAGACACCTGCTTCTGCACTGGTGCTGGTAGTGGAagctctgcagctcagcccagctgtgcccaaaCCCCACTGCTGGTGGCCAGTGAGCTGTGTCCAGCTTTAGTGCCTGGCAaccctggctgtggggcagccatTTTCTGTCTGGCTTCACCCTTGGGAGCAGAGTGTGCATaatatttgttatttgtttcttttggaaagacCCATTTTACACCTGCTTCCCTACTCCCCAGCCCAGGTGCGCTCCAAGGCACAGGGATGGCTTAGCCTCTGTACGTGCCCAGGATGTACCTGTATCCTGAAACTGCTCCTGAAAAGATGCAGAGAGGCTTTAAAGAAGGGAACAGGGAATGAGATGGGAAGCTGGAGTGCAAGAAATAAGCCGTGGATTTATAACTAGGTCCATGTGGGTACTGGTGCCGATCAAAGCCACTTCAGAAGACTGGAAGTCCAAAGGTCACAACAGGAGGCTAAAGgcaaaggcaaaggcaaaacTGAGTAGAAAATGGCCCAACTGTGTTGGCTGGTGAGAGCAGAAAGCCCCAAACCAAAACTAGATATCCAGGTCAGCAGCAGACATTTAGCAATGAGAAGTAACACGGCTGAGCAACTCGGTTGTTACCTACCCCTGCCTTGACCATAGCAGTGCGCAGGATGCCAGCTCAGCTTTTTGATATACTGCAGGCAAAGTGGTGCTGATACGAGGAGCCCGAGAGCcacacagcagagccagcaagATTTCTGAGAGCCTCgcagcacagcaccaggctGGTACCTGAATGTACTCCAGCCTGACGAAAAGAGCTGCTGGTCCAGGGATACAAAACCTGTTTTGATCCCTGCAAGCAAAGCATTGCCTGGGTATGACTTTCAGAATGAGAGGCACAAGGCCTGTGATTGCTTCTGGCAGGTCATTCACATGGCTGTAGAAGAAGAGACCAAGGGCAGCAGGAGTGCCCTGGCAGTGGGAGTAGAAGGAAAGTCTTGATCACGCACCACTTTGGGGGGGGGACGGACTTGACCACAGATGGGGTGCAGCACTGCACTTGCTGCTAATGACAGGTGAGCATtagagcaggggaggagggtCTTATAAATGGAGGGGCAAGTGGCTAATGTACATGCTCCCACCCCCCCCTACAATGGGGAGGTTCCCTGGGATACCAAGGTGATGAGGCATGGGGCAAGCATTAGGTAAAACAGACTTAAGATTACGATACAAATGAAATGCTCAAAGTCCTTGGCTTGAATAGCAGAGAGGTGAGTGGGAAGGGAGCTTGAGGTAGTCAAGCCAGACAGCCggcttgctgccagcaccagcccagggctTGCCCCAGCCAGTGCTGGGACACCCTGGTGACACGTTGACTCAAAAAACGGATCCCAAGGAGCGAGGCCAGCGGAGGCCCCATCTGGTTGGGAGCTGGAATGCCAGCGGCATGGGCAGAGGCCGAGGGCACAGGCTCTGCTCAGCGTGGAGAAGAGGGAGCACAGgggctctccagctctgcctgctggcgTGGGCCTTGCCTGCGCGGGTCTTTCTGCCAGGGTGGAGCAGGCACACATGAGCCCTGGGGGAAAATGGTCAGCTTTTATTGGCCTCAGAAAGCATGCAGGGGCCAGCAGAGGCTGGCGCCACGATGTCCTCAGGGCAGCTGAATGCGTGAGGCGCAGTCCCGGCAGCCATCCCTCCAGTGCCTCCCTGCGCTGCACCTTCCGCATGCAGCACGGGCTCAGGGGCAGCCGGCACCTTCATGGGCCCCGCTGGCAGCAGGGCGCTGCTGCTCTCGCTGTGCCGTGATGCAGGTACAGGAGAAAGCCCTGCGCAGAGCCCTGAGCACCCTGCGGAAGAGGGAGGGCCGTCGCCGTCGAGCTGGGGTGTGCGGCAGGGCGGCGATGCCTGTGGAAGAAGGAGAGCTGTAGGCAAGGGGCTGGGCAGGTAATGGGCAAggtcctgcctgctccccaccaccGAGGGCTTTCCCCAGGGAGGGGTGTCCAGGGAACGGCCAGCCCCTCTGCACGCAGTCCTGCCGCCATGGCCTGGGTGCAGGGCGCCGGGACAGCCGGACCGGGCCTGCCCTGGCCGAGGCAGCGCTCGACTCGGACGTACCTGGCTCATCCTCGGGCTCATCCCTGGAGCCGGAGCAGGGCGATGTGTTACCACTCTGCTCGGAGGTTGCCTGGCCCTCCGGGGGAACAGCGTGGGGGTCCTGGAAGAGCTCCAGGCTGATGTCTTCCCACTTGTCGTCCTCCTTGGCCAAGACCCCTGGCGCCTCCTATAAAAACAGGAACAAAGGGAGAGCTAAGCATCCGTCACTGGATGCGGGGAGAAACCGGCGCTTGGGGATGGGGTTTCGTGGtaggcttggcagtgttaggtgtCGGGTTGGCTGGGCTTACggtcctgcagccagaggagggccGCGTGTcgcctctgtgctgggaggtcGCCTGCATGGGGAGAGCAAGACTAaaggcgggggcgggggccgggggggtggtggtggtggggaggagatggagaggaTGTCCACCAGCCATGTCCCTGCCACACATGCCCCGGGCGCCGCGCCTGCCTCCGGTACCTGGGGATGCTCGGTGCTGGCCACGCGCCCCTGGCTCACCTGGTGCCAAGGCTCCCAAGGCAGGGGACAAGCTGTCTCATTGTCTCcgttctctgctgctggggcaaggtgtggtgTGGCGGTGTTGTCCACAGCATTTTCAGGCAACAAAAAAGCCCCTTCATGATCGTGTGCTGCCGGGGAGACGATGGCTGCACTAGCCTCTCCTGGATGGTCTCCAGACATGGGAGAAGCCATGTGTTCTCCATCCTGGCATTCGTCTGGGacaggagaggctgtgctgggctctccccGAGGCTCTGCAGCCAATGTAGACTCGCTATCCTCAGTTGCTGCACGTGGTTTTACTGCCATCGCCGCATCCATGCTTTGTGCTGAGTGCCGCTGTTCCACCGGCTGCTGGCTGCGTTCTTGGATCACAGCCTCAAGCTCGTGCAGGACATCACTCATGTCCCACCAAGCTGCGTCCTGCAGAGCCACggtgtgggctgtggggctgtgtggggcaggtgCCTGActccctgtctgtgctgctgtgccctgcttgcTGAAGAGAGAAGCCGCTGCCTTTGCCGCCTCCTGTTCTGTGGGAGCGAGTGGCGAgcgctgctcctcttcctcagcagctgcagccagggcagcagctgctggctcggTGTTTGTGGAATGTGCCTGGTCAGGAGACGCATCCTGCAGGTGCCCAGCTGTGACTCCTGCCGCGTgtgtgccagagctgctgggacgGCAGGACCCCTCCAAAAGCTCTGGGAACAAAGGGTTGACCCAGATGCTGTAGATCTTGATGTCCTCTTCCTGGGACAGTTCTTTGGTGCTGATATCTTCCCAGCTATCAAGCTTGGCCAGGGCCCCTGGGTGGTTCTTTGGCACTTGTGGGACTAAGGCCCTTTCTGCCTTCGCCCAGTGCTTCCCGCGGACATGGGCTGCCATGCTTGCAGGACTTCCTGCAGGACTTCCCCTcctcctgtgctggctgtgggccAGGAATCTCGACTTCAGCTTCTGCGgatcctcctccttcctggagCAGTCTGCCACATTTGTCATATCCTCAGGCATCCTACGGACCCTCCGTTGGCTCCGCACCGACTTGCCTATGAGGATGAACTTGTCGAGTCCCACTGGTGCTTTGGAGCCTTGCTGTACTGCTCGTGCCTGGTGCCCTGGCCCCACAAGCCTCGTACCCATGGAAGCTGGCACAgacaccctgccagcagcactggtgctccCGTGTTCATGGGGATCATGCACGGGCTTAGGTGCAGGGGccttgctgctcctggctgcccgGACCTGATCTCTTCTTGCCCTTTCCACCAGCatcatgctgctttttgagTCCTGCTTTTCCGCTGGCCTCTTGTGCCAGACCTCACTTACATCCCACTGAGCTGCGTCCTGCAGAGCCACggtgtgggctgtggggctgtgtggggcaggtgcctggctccctgtctgtgctgctgtgccctgcttgcTGAAGAGAGAAGCCGGTGCCTTTGCCGCCTCCTGTTCTGTGGGAGCGAGTGGCGAgcgctgctcctcttcctcagcagctgcagccagggcagcagctgctggctcggTGTTTGTGGAACGTGCCTGGTCAGCAGACACATCCTGCTGGTGCCCAGCTGTGACTCCTGCCGCGTgtgtgccagagctgctgggacgGCAGGACCCCTCCAAAAGCTCTGGGAACAAAGGGTTGACCCAGATGCTGTGGATCTTGATGTCCTCTTCCTGGGACAGTTCTTTGGTGCTGATATCTTCCCAGCAACCAAGCTTGGACAGGGCCCCTGGGTGGTTCTTTGGCACTTGTGGGACTAAGGCCCTTTCTGCCTTCGCCCAGTGCTTCCCGCGGACATGGGCTGCCATGCTTGCAGGACTTCCTGCAGGACTTCCCCTCCTCGGGTGCTGCCTGCGGGCCAGCTGTCTccactgcagctctggcagaTCTTCCTCTTTCCTGGAGCAGTGTGCCACAAGTGTCACATCCTCTGGCTTCCTAAGAGCCCTCCGTTGGCTCCGCACCGACTTGCCTATGAGGATGCACTTGTAGCGTCCCACTGGTGCTTTGGAGCCTTGCTGTACTGCTCGTGCCTGGTGCCCTGGCCCCACATGCCTCCCACCCATGGAAGCTGGCACAgacaccctgccagcagcactggtgctccCGTGTTCATGGGGATCATGCACGGGCTTAGGTGCAGGGGCCTTGCTGCTCCTGGTTGCCCGGACCTGATCTCTTCTTGCCCTTTCCACCAGCatcatgctgctttttgagTCCTGCTTGTCCGCTGGCCTCTTGTGCCAGACCTCACTTACATCCCACTGAGCTGCGTCCTGCAGAGCCACggtgtgggctgtggggctgtgtggggcaggtgcctggctccctgcctgtgctgctgtgccctgcttgcTGAAGAGAGAAGCCGGTGCCTTCGCCGCCTCCTGTTCTGTGGGAGCGAGTGGCGAgcgctgctcctcttcctcagcagctgcagccagggcagcagctgctggctcggTGTTTGTGGAACGTGCCTGGTCAGGAGACGCATCCTGCTGGTGCCCAGCTGTGACTCCTGCCGCGTgtgtgccagagctgctgggacgGCAGGACCCCTCCAAAAGCTCTGGGAACAAAGGGTTGACCCAGATGCTGTAGATCTTGATGTCCTCTTCCTGGGACAGTTCTTTGGTGCTGATATCTTCCCAGCTATCAAGCTTGGCCAGGGCCCCTGGGTGGTTCTTTGGCACTTGAGGGACTATGGCCCTGGGCGCCCTCGACCAGTGCTTTCCGTGGACATGGGCTGCCATGCTTGCAGGAGTTCCCCTCCTCGGGTGCTGCCTGCGGGCCAGCTGTCTccactgcagctctggcagatcctcctccttcctggagCAGTGTGCCACATGTGTCACATCCTCCGGCTTCCTAAGAGCCCTCCGTTGGCTCCGCACCGACTTGCCTATGAGGATGCACTTGTAGCGTCCCACTGGTGCTTTGGAGCCTTGCTGTACTGCTCGTGCCTGGTGCCCTGGCCCCACAAGCCTCGTACCCATGGAAGCTGGCACAgacaccctgccagcagcactggtgctccCGTGTTCATGGGGGTCATGCACGGGCTTAGGTGCAGGGGccttgctgctcctggctgcccgGACCTGATCTCTTCTTGCCCTTTCCACCAGCatcatgctgctttctgaatCCCTCAAAAGGCACCGGTTTGTCTCCTGTGCAGCTGTGGTgttggctgtggggctgcaagGGGGAcgcctgcagctctgcatcctGCCGGCTGCATCCCACTCACCACAGTAGACCCGAggagatgggacaagctgtcgggGTCTGCTGGCAGCTTCCCTGCTCTGGGAAGAAGATTCggaaggtgctgctgcctgcggcTGCCCATGGCCCACCTGTGGGCAGGAAGAGCAGGAGTCAGGTGATGGAGGTGGCTACATTGGCTCAGCAGCCCCCCCAGTGCTGGCAAGCCCAGCCGCAGCACCAAGAAAGATCCATGTGGCCCCGTCCCACCGCCACCACCCCGTCCTGCCCCATCTCTCACCTGGTGCAGGGtctgcagcctgggcagcctgctctggtgCTGGGGGCGGGTGTTCgcctcctcatgcgtgggcatcttTGGCGGCGTCTGCCGCTGACCtgccatggtcacccaggggagatgctgcctcctgagggagtcGCTCTTCTGGGAGTGGACACCCCAGGGCTCTCGCCCCTTAAATACCCCCACGGTCACCGTGGAGACCCGCATCACATTGGCCTCTGGGCATGATGCGctgcctgcatcacaaagccctgggCAATGGCTGTGGAGACGCCCACGCCCCACCCGTGAGCACCTGCGCCCCTTTTGAAGTGTCTCACTTGGTGAGGGACGCCAATGGCAATAGCTTTGCCA contains these protein-coding regions:
- the LOC130158594 gene encoding uncharacterized protein LOC130158594 — translated: MSDVLHELEAVIQERSQQPVEQRHSAQSMDAAMAVKPRAATEDSESTLAAEPRGEPSTASPVPDECQDGEHMASPMSGDHPGEASAAIVSPAAHDHEGAFLLPENAVDNTATPHLAPAAENGDNETACPLPWEPWHQEAPGVLAKEDDKWEDISLELFQDPHAVPPEGQATSEQSGNTSPCSGSRDEPEDEPGIAALPHTPARRRRPSLFRRVLRALRRAFSCTCITAQREQQRPAASGAHEGAGCP